The Schistocerca americana isolate TAMUIC-IGC-003095 chromosome 5, iqSchAmer2.1, whole genome shotgun sequence genome includes a window with the following:
- the LOC124615336 gene encoding ejaculatory bulb-specific protein 3-like gives MKAALVLVSALAVIVVAAAEEKYTTKYDNVNLDEILANDRLLNKYVQCLLENDENNCTADGKELKSVIPDALSNECAKCNEKQKEGTKKVLKHLINHKPDVWAQLKAKYDPDGTYSKKYEDKEKELHQ, from the exons ATGAAGGCCGCCCTGGTACTCGTCTCGGCACTGGCCGTCATTGTGGTCGCCGCCGCGGAGGAGAAGTACACCACCAAGTACGACAACGTCAACCTGGACGAGATCCTCGCCAACGACCGCCTGCTCAACAAGTACGTCCAGTGCCTGCTGGAGAACGACGAAAACAACTGTACGGCCGACGGGAAGGAGCTCAAGA GTGTCATCCCTGACGCGCTGAGCAACGAGTGCGCCAAGTGTAACGAGAAGCAGAAGGAGGGCACCAAGAAGGTGCTGAAGCACCTCATCAACCACAAGCCCGACGTCTGGGCGCAGCTCAAGGCCAAGTACGACCCCGACGGCACCTACAGCAAGAAGTACGAGGACAAGGAGAAGGAGCTCCACCAATAA